Proteins encoded within one genomic window of Setaria italica strain Yugu1 chromosome IV, Setaria_italica_v2.0, whole genome shotgun sequence:
- the LOC111257048 gene encoding L10-interacting MYB domain-containing protein-like, translating into MASQASSTPVAQARRRAASANKRARDDEGDHMDWNDGYTTIVCKLFAEQVRKGNRPNTHLNNVGYSEVKERFFQSTGIMLKKSQLKNKWDKLRGDLSAWKKLMRKQTGTGWNWEKGTINMDAEWWKKTKKDIPGVGKFKNRPLQNEDELKVMFGNIINEEQDHWNPMSSNPIIPPSQEAPNPMSSNFIDAEDGLEMGGNNDLDNGDEVQEVSPSVANAKKKVHVILDKPNKKSKASTALVIQEHISKISDNASSFVASRQAGITIEQVMDHVAACGAACGSDEHFVATELFVKKEQREMFMTIPTNEARFSWLKRKYDMMFAK; encoded by the exons aTGGCATCGCAGGCATCTTCTACACCGGTTGCGCAAGCTAGGAGGCGTGCTGCATCAGCTAACAAAAGGGCAAGGGATGATGAG GGTGATCATATGGATTGGAATGATGGCTATACCACCATTGTTTGCAAGTTGTTTGCTGAACAAGTTAGAAAAGGAAATCGACCAAACACTCATTTGAACAATGTGGGATATTCCGAGGTGAAAGAAAGGTTTTTTCAGAGTACCGGTATCATGTTGAAAAAAAGTCAACTTAAGAACAAGTGGGATAAGTTGAGGGGTGATTTGTCTGCATGGAAAAAATTAATGAGAAAGCAAACTGGTACTGGTTGGAACTGGGAGAAGGGAACTATCAATATGGACGCCGAGTggtggaaaaaaacaaaaaaa GACATTCCTGGCGTGGGGAAATTTAAGAATAGGCCTCTCCAAAATGAAGATGAGTTGAAGGTGATGTTTGGAAATATCATTAATGAAGAGCAAGATCATTGGAATCCTATGAGTTCCAACCCCATCATACCCCCAAGCCAAGAAGCACCCAATCCTATGAGTTCCAACTTCATTGATGCCGAGGATGGGTTAGAGATGGGTGGTAACAATGATTTAGACAATGGCGATGAGGTCCAGGAGGTTTCTCCTTCCGTTGCCAATGCTAAGAAAAAAGTACATGTGATCCTTGATAAACCTAATAAGAAATCTAAGGCAAGCACAGCATTAGTTATACAAGAACACATCTCCAAGATATCAGATAATGCTTCCTCTTTTGTCGCAAGCAGGCAAGCTGGGATCACTATTGAACAAGTAATGGACCATGTTGCCGCATGTGGGGCTGCGTGTGGCAGTGATGAGCATTTTGTGGCAACTGAGCTTTTTGTCAAGAAAGAGCAAAGGGAAATGTTCATGACTATTCCCACCAATGAGGCTAGGTTTAGTTGGCTTAAGAGGAAGTACGATATGATGTTTGCAAAGTGA